In one window of Arthrobacter pascens DNA:
- a CDS encoding gamma-aminobutyraldehyde dehydrogenase — MITLKNIINGQAVDALASLPFVDPSTGRQIGTAPDSDAAAVDLAFQAAQQAFKSYKRTTPGERQALLLQLADLIETNADRLLEAEVACTGKPRAATRELEILRGADQLRFFAGGCRVVSGTASTEYVQGFTSTIRREPLGVVAQITPWNYPFMMAIWKIGPALAAGNTLVLKPADTTPWSTLILGELAQEVFPAGVVNIVCGGRDAGAAMVDHEIPEMVSITGSTRAGAQVMSAAAKTLKDVHLELGGKAPAIVFGDVDIQLTAKEIALSAFFNAGQDCTAVTRVLVEQSIHTEFAAALGSAAAALTVGGDDADLGPLNSAAQLERVEGFMSRLPANATVLSGGKRTGTGYHFQPTVIDGVFQSDEVVCDEIFGPVLTVQPFATEKEAIDLANGTKYALASSVWSNNHGVVTRVSNELDFGSVWINCHQVIPAEAPHGGFKHSGTGKDLSVFGLEDYTRIKSVTTSHR, encoded by the coding sequence GTGATTACGCTCAAGAACATCATCAACGGCCAGGCCGTTGACGCCCTGGCAAGCCTGCCCTTCGTCGACCCCAGCACGGGACGCCAGATCGGCACAGCCCCGGACAGCGACGCAGCCGCCGTCGACCTCGCCTTCCAGGCAGCGCAGCAGGCATTCAAAAGCTACAAGCGCACGACGCCGGGCGAACGCCAGGCGCTGCTGCTGCAGCTCGCGGACCTCATCGAAACCAACGCGGACCGCCTGCTCGAGGCCGAAGTCGCGTGCACGGGCAAGCCCCGGGCCGCGACCCGTGAACTGGAGATCCTGCGCGGCGCGGACCAGCTCCGGTTCTTCGCCGGCGGCTGCCGGGTAGTGTCAGGGACGGCCTCCACGGAGTACGTCCAGGGCTTCACCTCCACCATCCGGCGCGAGCCGCTGGGCGTGGTCGCGCAGATCACCCCGTGGAACTACCCATTTATGATGGCCATCTGGAAGATCGGCCCGGCCCTGGCCGCCGGCAACACCCTGGTCCTCAAGCCCGCCGACACCACGCCGTGGTCCACCCTGATCCTGGGCGAGCTGGCCCAGGAGGTGTTCCCGGCCGGCGTCGTGAACATCGTCTGCGGCGGCCGTGACGCCGGTGCGGCGATGGTCGATCACGAGATCCCGGAAATGGTCTCCATCACCGGCTCCACCCGTGCCGGCGCGCAGGTCATGTCCGCGGCAGCCAAAACACTCAAGGACGTCCACCTGGAACTCGGCGGCAAGGCGCCGGCGATTGTCTTCGGCGACGTCGACATTCAGCTGACAGCCAAGGAAATCGCTCTGAGCGCCTTCTTCAACGCCGGCCAGGACTGCACCGCCGTCACCCGCGTACTGGTGGAGCAGTCCATCCACACCGAGTTCGCGGCTGCCCTCGGGTCCGCGGCAGCCGCGCTCACCGTGGGCGGCGACGACGCGGATCTTGGCCCGCTGAACAGTGCCGCGCAGCTGGAGCGGGTGGAGGGCTTTATGTCCCGGCTGCCGGCGAACGCCACGGTGCTCTCCGGCGGCAAGCGCACCGGCACCGGGTACCACTTCCAGCCCACGGTGATCGACGGCGTCTTCCAGAGCGACGAGGTGGTGTGCGACGAGATCTTCGGTCCCGTGCTCACCGTGCAGCCGTTCGCCACGGAGAAAGAAGCCATCGACCTTGCCAACGGCACCAAGTACGCGCTGGCCTCCAGCGTCTGGTCCAACAACCACGGGGTGGTCACCCGGGTCTCCAACGAGCTCGACTTCGGCTCCGTGTGGATCAACTGCCACCAGGTGATCCCGGCCGAGGCCCCGCACGGCGGCTTCAAGCACTCCGGGACCGGCAAGGACCTGTCCGTTTTCGGGCTCGAGGACTACACCCGCATCAAGTCCGTCACCACCTCCCACCGCTAA